The following are encoded together in the Alphaproteobacteria bacterium genome:
- a CDS encoding DUF465 domain-containing protein: MTGGNDLSEDEIRALKERLAALRSEHRDLDEVIARVTEAGVYDQLMLKRLKKRKLSLKDQIAKVESQLLPDIIA, translated from the coding sequence ATGACCGGGGGTAATGATCTGAGCGAGGACGAGATTCGGGCGCTCAAGGAGCGTCTTGCAGCCCTCAGGAGCGAGCATCGAGACCTCGACGAAGTAATTGCCAGGGTGACCGAAGCCGGCGTCTACGATCAGCTTATGTTGAAACGGCTCAAGAAGCGCAAGCTCTCGCTCAAGGACCAGATCGCGAAGGTCGAAAGCCAGCTTCTTCCCGACATCATCGCCTAG
- the def gene encoding peptide deformylase — protein MAILKIARMGHAVLREPARPVVDPTAPEIRRLVDDMIETMEDAPGTGLAAPQVHVPLRVVVFKVLADRLTGDEGDEAQPLTVLINPTIEPLGPEKVTDWEGCLSLPGLMAAVPRYRRIRYRAAGLDAKIIEREAAGFHARVVQHECDHLDGVLYPARVSDFSRFGFVEEMRRFAPPLVEEAI, from the coding sequence ATGGCCATTCTCAAGATCGCCCGCATGGGCCATGCCGTCCTTCGTGAGCCGGCCCGGCCCGTTGTCGACCCAACAGCACCCGAGATCCGCCGTCTGGTCGACGACATGATCGAAACCATGGAAGATGCGCCCGGCACAGGGTTAGCGGCCCCCCAAGTCCATGTCCCGCTCCGCGTTGTCGTTTTCAAGGTCTTGGCGGACCGGCTGACTGGCGACGAGGGCGACGAGGCTCAACCGCTCACGGTGCTCATCAATCCGACCATCGAACCGCTCGGCCCCGAAAAGGTTACCGACTGGGAGGGCTGCCTTTCGCTACCCGGCCTGATGGCCGCGGTTCCGAGATATCGCCGTATTCGCTACCGTGCGGCGGGGCTCGACGCAAAGATTATCGAACGCGAGGCCGCCGGCTTTCACGCGCGCGTAGTGCAGCACGAGTGCGACCACCTGGACGGCGTCCTTTATCCCGCGCGCGTCAGTGACTTTTCCCGATTCGGCTTCGTCGAGGAAATGCGCCGCTTCGCACCACCTCTTGTGGAGGAGGCAATATGA
- a CDS encoding COQ9 family protein, which translates to MRARILEKTLTHVPFDGWTEKALVRGAEDAGYPSAMALDAFPGGVTDAIDCAAEAADAAMLATIEKMDLSSMRVHERISAAVRARLEMSAPHREAIQRALAILALPQNLPLAAKTVWRTVDAIWYAVGDNSTDFNYYTKRGLLAGVYSATLAYWLNDHSPENADSWSFLERRIDEVMRVPKLVGKLRERFSSLPSPLDLMRFAPGRRHRMR; encoded by the coding sequence ATGCGTGCACGCATCCTGGAAAAGACACTCACCCACGTTCCGTTCGACGGTTGGACCGAGAAAGCCCTGGTCCGAGGTGCCGAGGATGCCGGTTATCCCTCGGCGATGGCACTCGACGCCTTTCCAGGCGGCGTTACGGATGCCATCGATTGTGCGGCCGAGGCGGCCGACGCCGCGATGCTGGCCACGATCGAGAAAATGGATTTGAGCTCCATGCGCGTGCACGAGCGTATCTCCGCTGCGGTTCGCGCACGCCTGGAAATGAGCGCGCCGCACCGGGAGGCAATCCAGCGCGCCCTTGCCATCCTGGCGCTGCCTCAGAACCTGCCGCTCGCCGCCAAGACCGTATGGCGCACCGTCGATGCGATCTGGTATGCGGTCGGCGACAACTCAACCGACTTCAACTACTACACCAAACGCGGTCTACTGGCCGGCGTTTACTCGGCAACGCTCGCCTATTGGCTCAACGATCATTCGCCTGAAAATGCCGATAGCTGGTCTTTTCTCGAGCGCCGGATCGATGAAGTAATGCGAGTCCCAAAACTCGTTGGCAAGCTGCGCGAGCGTTTTAGCTCGCTCCCGTCGCCTCTCGATCTCATGAGGTTCGCGCCGGGGCGCCGGCACCGGATGCGCTGA
- a CDS encoding 5-(carboxyamino)imidazole ribonucleotide synthase, producing the protein MTADEKTTIKEKIASAAIGLGPLPPGSRIGILGGGQLGRMIVLAAARLGYRSHVFCPALDEPALQVVEARTISAYDDLKAIDAFVDSIDVVTFEFENVPSMVVERIGDRVPTRPGWKILHIAQNRLREKDFLRGIGVPTADYREITGTDGLQRAIRDLGTPAVLKSASFGYDGKGQVLIKPDTDQREAWAAMGASIGILETFVDFMTEISVIVARGLDGRMATYDPVENWHVNHILDTTIAPARIDARLTMQAEALARHIAEALDLVGLVAVEMFVTRDGRLLVNELAPRPHNSGHWTIDACVTSQFEQTVRAVCGLPLGATERHSNATMKNLIGNEVEDWLKILAEPTAKVHLYGKAHARPGRKMGHVTRLMPKR; encoded by the coding sequence ATGACGGCTGACGAAAAAACGACGATAAAAGAAAAAATTGCAAGCGCCGCGATCGGGCTAGGTCCTCTGCCGCCGGGAAGCCGTATCGGCATCCTTGGTGGGGGCCAGCTCGGGCGGATGATCGTACTCGCCGCAGCTCGCCTCGGCTATCGCAGCCACGTCTTCTGTCCCGCATTGGACGAACCCGCACTCCAAGTCGTCGAGGCACGCACTATTTCGGCGTATGACGACTTGAAGGCAATCGATGCCTTTGTCGACTCGATCGATGTGGTCACATTCGAATTCGAAAACGTCCCGTCGATGGTGGTCGAGCGGATCGGCGACAGGGTGCCGACGCGGCCCGGCTGGAAAATCCTTCACATCGCCCAAAATCGCCTGCGCGAGAAGGATTTCTTGCGTGGAATCGGCGTGCCGACCGCCGATTACCGCGAGATCACCGGTACAGACGGACTCCAGCGGGCGATTCGCGACCTCGGTACACCGGCTGTGCTCAAGAGTGCTTCATTCGGCTATGACGGCAAGGGTCAAGTTTTGATCAAGCCTGACACGGACCAGCGCGAGGCCTGGGCCGCAATGGGCGCGAGCATCGGCATTCTCGAGACCTTCGTCGACTTCATGACTGAAATCTCGGTGATCGTGGCGCGCGGTCTCGACGGTCGGATGGCGACCTACGATCCGGTCGAGAATTGGCACGTGAATCATATTCTCGATACGACGATAGCTCCCGCTCGGATCGACGCGCGCCTTACGATGCAAGCCGAAGCATTGGCACGGCATATTGCCGAGGCACTCGACCTCGTTGGACTCGTGGCGGTCGAAATGTTCGTTACGCGAGATGGCCGACTCCTGGTCAACGAGTTGGCGCCTCGCCCGCATAATTCGGGGCATTGGACGATCGACGCCTGTGTTACGAGCCAGTTCGAGCAAACGGTGCGTGCGGTGTGCGGGCTTCCACTAGGCGCGACTGAGCGCCATTCGAATGCCACCATGAAAAACCTCATCGGCAACGAGGTAGAAGATTGGCTGAAGATCCTCGCCGAACCGACAGCCAAGGTCCATCTCTACGGCAAGGCACACGCGCGGCCGGGGCGCAAGATGGGTCACGTCACACGACTTATGCCAAAGCGGTGA
- the rpsU gene encoding 30S ribosomal protein S21 — protein sequence MVQLRLEGGVALVQVVVRDNNVDQALRALKKKMQREGIFREMKLRRSYEKPSERKARERAEAVRRARKLARKRAEREGS from the coding sequence TTGGTCCAACTTCGTTTGGAAGGAGGAGTTGCCCTGGTCCAAGTGGTCGTGCGCGATAACAACGTCGATCAGGCGTTGCGAGCGCTCAAGAAGAAGATGCAGCGGGAGGGAATCTTCCGCGAGATGAAACTACGTCGCTCCTATGAAAAGCCGTCGGAGCGCAAGGCTCGCGAGCGGGCGGAAGCGGTGCGTCGAGCCCGGAAGCTGGCGCGAAAGCGCGCGGAACGCGAAGGCTCGTAG
- a CDS encoding GGDEF domain-containing protein gives MADGDEARRLAMKIEGKIGARSTGDAGGGARVASGAKGGTPKASSIADIATISGISEAEFTPRVRQAIMALLAEVESLRRELDEAKRRVGYLERLADEDTLVPVVNRRAFVRELSRILSYARRHEVPCSIIYFDLNELKTINDVHGHGAGDAALAHVASILIANVRASDVVGRLGGDEFGVILVHSDAKQASEKATQLAAAVAAAPLQYRGQSLVLRTACGSYQIRPEENVDQALEGADRAMYSQKSRTGGGAAV, from the coding sequence ATGGCCGACGGCGACGAGGCTCGACGGTTAGCCATGAAGATCGAAGGGAAGATCGGCGCGCGAAGCACAGGTGACGCTGGCGGTGGCGCCCGAGTGGCCTCGGGTGCCAAAGGCGGCACCCCAAAGGCATCGTCCATCGCCGATATCGCAACAATCTCTGGCATCTCGGAAGCGGAATTTACCCCGCGGGTACGCCAGGCGATCATGGCGCTTCTTGCGGAGGTCGAATCGCTTCGCCGGGAACTCGATGAAGCCAAACGCCGAGTGGGATATCTCGAGCGCCTTGCCGACGAAGACACACTCGTCCCCGTTGTCAATCGCCGCGCCTTTGTGCGGGAGCTCTCTCGCATTTTGAGCTACGCCCGCCGCCACGAAGTTCCCTGCAGCATCATCTATTTCGACCTCAATGAACTGAAAACGATCAACGACGTCCACGGTCATGGCGCCGGCGATGCTGCGTTGGCGCATGTGGCGTCCATTTTGATCGCGAACGTGCGTGCATCCGATGTAGTAGGCCGCCTCGGCGGCGACGAATTCGGCGTCATCCTCGTTCATTCCGACGCCAAGCAGGCCTCCGAGAAAGCAACACAGCTTGCAGCCGCCGTCGCGGCGGCTCCGCTCCAGTACCGGGGTCAAAGCCTGGTACTGCGGACCGCGTGCGGCAGCTATCAGATCCGCCCCGAGGAAAACGTGGATCAAGCGCTCGAGGGTGCTGACAGGGCCATGTATTCCCAGAAGAGCCGAACGGGCGGAGGTGCGGCAGTTTGA
- the purE gene encoding 5-(carboxyamino)imidazole ribonucleotide mutase yields the protein MGSQSDWETMRHAADMLAKLGVPHETRIVSAHRTPKRLFAYADSARQRGLKVIIAGAGGAAHLPGMTSAMTPLPVFGVPVESKALSGLDSLLSIAQMPSGIPVGTLAIGKAGAVNAALLAIAVVALGNPVVAKALDRYRAMQTAAVEERPAKR from the coding sequence ATGGGGAGCCAATCGGACTGGGAGACGATGCGTCACGCCGCCGATATGCTCGCCAAGTTGGGCGTGCCGCACGAGACGCGAATTGTCTCGGCCCATCGCACGCCAAAGCGGCTGTTCGCGTACGCCGATAGCGCGCGCCAACGCGGGCTCAAGGTGATAATCGCTGGAGCCGGTGGGGCAGCACATCTCCCGGGCATGACCTCGGCGATGACGCCACTGCCCGTCTTCGGCGTTCCGGTCGAGAGCAAGGCGCTCTCCGGTCTCGACAGCCTCCTCTCGATCGCGCAGATGCCCTCGGGCATACCCGTCGGCACACTCGCGATTGGCAAGGCGGGTGCGGTCAACGCGGCACTTCTCGCCATTGCCGTCGTGGCGCTCGGCAATCCCGTCGTGGCGAAAGCGCTCGATCGCTATCGCGCCATGCAAACAGCCGCAGTCGAGGAAAGACCAGCGAAGCGATAA